In Gulosibacter molinativorax, a single window of DNA contains:
- the rpsA gene encoding 30S ribosomal protein S1, with amino-acid sequence MTNITTDSATKQIAVNDIGTAEDFLAAVEETMKYFNDGDLITGTVVRIDRDEVLLDVGYKTEGVVPSRELSIKHDVDPNEVVEIGDEVEALVIQKEDKEGRLLLSKKRAQYERAWGDVEKVKEEDGVVTGTVIEVVKGGLIVDIGLRGFLPASLIELRRVRDLTPYLGQEIEAKILELDKNRNNVVLSRRALLEQTQSETRANFLNDLQKGQVRKGVVSSIVNFGAFVDLGGVDGLVHVSELSWKHIDHASEVVEVGQEVTVEVLEVDLDRERVSLSLKATQEDPWQVLARTHAIGQIVLGKVTKLVPFGAFVRVVDGIEGLVHISELSHQHIETADQVVSVNQELFVKIIDIDLERRRISLSLKQANEGVDPDGTDFDPATYGMLAEYDEQGNYKYPEGFNPDTNEWMEGFEAQREAWEQEYAQAQTRWEAHKEQVRTTLEAEANAPVEETSAASGASSFSSESNDSSGTLADDEALAALREKLSGN; translated from the coding sequence ATGACGAACATCACGACCGATTCGGCAACAAAGCAGATCGCCGTCAACGACATCGGCACTGCAGAGGACTTCCTCGCCGCGGTCGAAGAGACGATGAAGTATTTCAACGACGGTGACCTCATCACCGGTACCGTCGTTCGCATCGACCGCGACGAGGTGCTCCTCGACGTAGGTTACAAGACCGAGGGTGTTGTTCCCTCGCGCGAACTCTCTATCAAGCACGACGTCGACCCCAACGAAGTTGTTGAGATCGGCGACGAGGTTGAGGCACTTGTCATCCAGAAGGAAGACAAGGAAGGCCGCCTTCTGCTGTCGAAGAAGCGTGCGCAGTACGAGCGCGCTTGGGGCGATGTGGAGAAGGTCAAGGAAGAGGACGGCGTCGTTACCGGTACCGTCATCGAGGTTGTCAAGGGTGGTCTCATTGTTGACATCGGGCTCCGTGGCTTCCTCCCCGCATCGCTCATCGAGTTGCGTCGCGTTCGCGACCTGACCCCGTACCTGGGTCAGGAGATCGAGGCGAAGATTCTCGAGCTCGACAAGAACCGCAACAACGTCGTGCTCTCGCGCCGTGCGCTCCTCGAACAGACCCAGTCGGAGACCCGCGCAAACTTCCTCAACGACCTCCAGAAGGGTCAGGTTCGGAAGGGTGTCGTTTCGTCGATCGTCAACTTCGGTGCGTTCGTCGACCTCGGCGGCGTTGACGGCCTCGTCCACGTCTCGGAGCTCAGCTGGAAGCACATCGACCACGCCTCCGAGGTTGTCGAGGTTGGCCAGGAAGTTACCGTCGAGGTGCTCGAGGTAGACCTGGACCGCGAGCGCGTTTCGCTCTCGCTCAAGGCAACGCAGGAAGACCCGTGGCAGGTGCTCGCACGCACCCACGCGATCGGTCAGATCGTCCTGGGCAAGGTCACCAAGCTCGTTCCGTTCGGTGCGTTCGTTCGCGTCGTCGACGGCATCGAGGGCCTCGTGCACATCTCGGAGCTCTCGCACCAGCACATCGAGACCGCCGACCAGGTTGTCTCGGTGAACCAGGAGCTCTTCGTCAAGATCATCGACATCGACCTCGAGCGTCGCCGCATCTCGCTCTCGCTGAAGCAGGCGAACGAGGGCGTCGACCCCGATGGCACCGACTTCGACCCCGCCACCTACGGCATGCTCGCCGAGTACGACGAGCAGGGCAACTACAAGTACCCCGAAGGCTTCAACCCGGACACCAACGAGTGGATGGAAGGCTTCGAAGCACAGCGCGAGGCATGGGAGCAGGAGTACGCCCAGGCTCAGACCCGTTGGGAAGCACACAAGGAGCAGGTCCGCACGACCCTCGAGGCCGAGGCGAACGCCCCGGTCGAGGAGACTTCGGCAGCTTCGGGCGCATCGAGCTTCTCGAGCGAGTCGAACGACTCGAGCGGTACCCTCGCTGACGATGAGGCTCTCGCGGCACTGCGCGAGAAGCTCTCGGGCAACTAA
- a CDS encoding DUF779 domain-containing protein, whose product MVEIDNAMPQSVIESRAAIEGEIKSRVALTAGAVELLQELAERNGPLMFHQSGGCCDGSSPMCYPAGEFLTGGADVLLGTFTLPGRGETAASELEFWMSKEQFEYWRHTRLLVDVVPGRGSGFSLEGPTGKRFLIRSTLMSDDEVL is encoded by the coding sequence ATGGTTGAAATAGACAATGCGATGCCCCAGTCGGTAATCGAATCGCGGGCGGCAATCGAGGGGGAGATCAAATCGCGCGTCGCGCTGACTGCCGGCGCGGTGGAGCTCCTGCAAGAACTTGCTGAACGCAATGGCCCGCTCATGTTCCACCAGTCGGGCGGTTGCTGTGACGGCTCTTCGCCGATGTGTTACCCCGCGGGGGAGTTCCTGACGGGTGGCGCGGATGTGCTGCTCGGAACGTTCACGCTGCCGGGCCGAGGCGAGACCGCGGCGAGCGAGCTGGAGTTCTGGATGTCCAAGGAACAGTTCGAGTACTGGCGCCACACGCGACTGCTCGTCGACGTCGTTCCAGGGCGCGGTTCGGGGTTCTCGCTCGAGGGCCCAACGGGGAAGCGATTCCTGATACGTTCGACGCTCATGTCAGATGACGAGGTGCTTTAG